In Neokomagataea tanensis, one genomic interval encodes:
- a CDS encoding chemotaxis protein CheA, producing MSEIQELEEIKGIFFDECNEQILLLENDLGSIKNGSKTKDRIDNIFRAVHSIKGGAAAFSFDGIVEFTHLFEAVLDNIREGSRDLNEAEVSLFLGCTDLLGDLVECAINQKSILPIEEDLKIKKQSLNDLLKQKHGEVDDFFLDFEPVKIQPEVEKVEIYLIFENIFFNNGHDPISFLKYISKKISLGNLEVKYYFDNNYDNFQLYYKSNIDKSKIKDIKSIIDWYGDGVHFDLEEYQGKVPTPTPTPTPTPTPTPTPTPTPTPTPTKNHNSIRVDTSRIDKLIDLMGEIIVSQGEMKNLLLNSDGINFFSKFESLTQELQENIMGMRSHPIRIAFQRMNKVVREAARLSGKEVDLRFEGEETEIDRSVIESLIDPLTHMIRNAVDHGIELPEVREKAGKLRNGEIVLRAYHHSGRIIIEVEDNGCGISKEKILKKIKNIDRYSNNEIDEGEIYQFIFSPGFSTADQVSSLSGRGVGMDVVRSEVEKNGGKISISSTEGLGTNFKICLPLTLSVVEGLLVSSKKQKFIVPIADVVDTFKIEKNRIHTVGEGQYIYKYRDYYIPIISIMNDNGNFIYKDKVGVCVNSGFRPGFIVAFEEIIDNSRFLIKSIEENYKTIEGFSSSTILGDGSVSLILDVNFYARSLSYPLKKEENING from the coding sequence ATGAGCGAGATTCAAGAACTAGAAGAAATTAAAGGAATCTTTTTTGATGAATGCAACGAGCAGATTTTATTGCTCGAGAATGATTTGGGCAGCATCAAAAATGGCTCCAAAACAAAGGATAGAATAGATAATATATTTAGAGCAGTTCATTCTATCAAAGGGGGCGCTGCGGCATTTTCTTTCGACGGTATCGTAGAATTTACGCACCTTTTTGAGGCTGTTCTGGACAATATTAGGGAGGGATCCAGAGATTTAAATGAGGCGGAAGTGTCTCTTTTTTTGGGGTGCACAGACCTTCTGGGAGATCTCGTTGAGTGTGCGATTAATCAAAAGAGTATTTTGCCAATTGAAGAAGATCTCAAAATTAAAAAACAATCACTTAATGACTTGCTGAAACAGAAGCATGGGGAGGTGGATGATTTTTTTCTGGACTTTGAACCAGTGAAAATTCAACCTGAGGTAGAGAAAGTAGAAATATATTTAATTTTTGAAAATATATTTTTTAATAATGGTCATGATCCAATATCTTTTTTAAAGTACATATCAAAAAAAATAAGCTTGGGAAATTTAGAAGTTAAATATTACTTTGATAATAATTATGATAATTTTCAACTTTACTATAAAAGCAATATAGATAAGTCAAAAATAAAAGATATAAAATCTATTATTGATTGGTATGGAGACGGGGTGCATTTTGATTTAGAAGAATACCAAGGTAAGGTACCTACACCTACACCTACACCTACACCTACACCTACACCTACACCTACACCTACACCTACACCTACACCTACACCTACTAAAAATCACAATAGTATTCGTGTAGATACATCAAGGATTGATAAGCTTATAGATTTAATGGGTGAAATAATAGTTTCTCAAGGAGAAATGAAAAATTTACTATTAAATAGCGATGGTATAAATTTCTTCTCAAAATTTGAAAGCCTGACCCAAGAACTTCAAGAGAATATTATGGGAATGCGCTCGCATCCTATACGCATCGCTTTCCAAAGAATGAATAAAGTGGTTCGCGAAGCTGCGCGTCTCTCTGGTAAGGAGGTCGATTTGCGTTTTGAGGGTGAAGAAACGGAAATAGATCGTTCCGTTATTGAAAGCTTGATAGACCCTTTGACGCACATGATCCGTAACGCAGTTGATCATGGAATTGAATTGCCTGAAGTGAGAGAGAAGGCGGGGAAACTACGTAATGGTGAAATAGTACTTAGAGCATATCATCATTCAGGTAGAATAATTATTGAAGTAGAGGATAATGGATGTGGTATATCTAAAGAAAAAATTCTAAAGAAAATTAAAAATATAGATCGATATAGTAATAATGAAATCGATGAAGGTGAAATTTATCAGTTTATTTTCTCTCCTGGATTTTCCACGGCGGATCAAGTCTCAAGCTTGTCAGGCCGTGGGGTAGGAATGGACGTTGTACGTAGTGAGGTCGAAAAAAATGGAGGAAAAATATCTATCTCTTCAACCGAAGGGTTAGGGACAAACTTTAAGATATGTTTGCCGCTGACGCTTTCAGTGGTTGAGGGACTATTGGTCTCTTCAAAGAAGCAAAAATTCATTGTGCCGATTGCTGACGTGGTAGACACGTTTAAGATAGAAAAAAATAGAATCCATACTGTAGGAGAAGGTCAGTATATTTATAAATATAGAGATTATTACATTCCAATAATATCAATTATGAATGATAATGGCAATTTTATTTATAAAGATAAGGTTGGTGTCTGTGTAAATAGCGGATTTAGGCCAGGTTTTATTGTTGCATTTGAAGAAATTATTGATAATAGTCGATTTTTGATAAAATCAATAGAAGAGAACTACAAAACTATAGAAGGATTTTCGTCTTCAACAATTTTAGGAGATGGAAGCGTGTCACTTATTTTAGATGTTAACTTTTATGCACGATCATTGAGTTATCCTCTCAAAAAAGAGGAGAATATCAATGGATAA
- a CDS encoding response regulator, whose amino-acid sequence MKILTVDDTRTIRDMIRLALEKEGHEVVQACDGCDALEKVKFFQPEVVITDFNMPNMNGIELSKNLRSLENTKYTPIIMFTTESSVEKKDMGKKAGVSGWLVKPFEAKSLLDAIERVSL is encoded by the coding sequence ATGAAAATTCTAACAGTAGATGATACTCGGACAATTCGAGATATGATCAGACTTGCACTGGAAAAAGAGGGGCATGAGGTGGTCCAAGCATGCGACGGATGCGATGCCCTTGAAAAAGTAAAATTTTTTCAGCCAGAGGTAGTAATAACGGACTTTAATATGCCAAATATGAACGGCATTGAGTTATCTAAAAACCTGCGCAGTCTGGAAAATACAAAATATACTCCTATTATAATGTTCACTACGGAAAGTAGTGTTGAAAAAAAAGATATGGGTAAAAAAGCGGGAGTAAGTGGTTGGTTGGTGAAGCCGTTTGAAGCCAAATCCCTTTTGGATGCTATTGAGCGTGTTTCGTTATGA
- a CDS encoding chemotaxis protein CheW, producing MDKALVFACDKYEFAFDIECIKEIKSWIPSTPLPVENQNIEGIINIRGTVIPLISLLNLIGGQKVAENKAIIVIECMGKNIAFSVSGVSDIIEYDLLKEAPKNCFGGNDFIKGIISIGKRTIFSLNENNILKYVIN from the coding sequence ATGGATAAAGCTTTGGTTTTTGCTTGTGATAAATACGAGTTTGCGTTTGATATCGAATGCATCAAAGAAATCAAGAGTTGGATACCTTCAACACCATTGCCAGTTGAAAACCAAAACATAGAAGGTATTATCAATATAAGAGGCACTGTTATCCCTCTAATTAGCCTTTTAAATCTAATTGGCGGACAAAAAGTAGCAGAGAATAAAGCCATAATTGTTATTGAATGTATGGGTAAAAATATCGCTTTTTCTGTATCCGGTGTTAGCGATATTATTGAGTATGATCTTCTAAAAGAAGCGCCAAAAAACTGCTTTGGTGGGAATGATTTTATTAAAGGTATTATATCTATCGGAAAAAGAACAATTTTCTCGTTAAATGAAAACAATATCTTAAAATACGTTATAAATTAA
- a CDS encoding 4-(cytidine 5'-diphospho)-2-C-methyl-D-erythritol kinase: protein MTSPLTLHDTAHAKINLFLHVTGRRPDGYHLLDSLAVFTEVGDRLTAELRTDGNCTLSIHGPFGTGLSSTDDNLILKAAQLLKIHAKSSFGAHITLEKNLPVASGIGGGSADAAATLRLLSTLWNIPKDLLKDIAPKLGADVPVCLAQRATRMQGIGEVLKAVPAMPAGGIMLVNPGVAVSTPDIFRRFSANGGPKSRTEPNLPCHWDGMEHLVSVLDKTTNDLQPPATGLAPIINDTLQAISFSTDCLLSRMSGSGATCFGLFPTARSAQLAAQELQKQYNWWVWGGAFASAEK from the coding sequence ATGACCTCCCCCCTGACTTTGCATGACACTGCCCACGCCAAGATCAATCTTTTCTTGCATGTCACAGGTCGTCGCCCCGACGGTTACCATTTGTTAGACAGCCTTGCCGTCTTCACCGAAGTAGGAGACCGGCTTACCGCAGAGCTTCGGACAGACGGCAACTGCACATTGTCAATTCACGGTCCATTCGGAACCGGCCTTAGCTCAACCGATGACAACTTAATTCTAAAAGCCGCCCAGCTGCTAAAAATACACGCCAAAAGCAGCTTTGGAGCACACATAACACTCGAAAAAAACCTTCCCGTTGCCTCTGGCATCGGTGGTGGGTCTGCAGATGCCGCTGCTACACTTCGGCTACTCTCCACACTGTGGAACATTCCAAAAGACTTACTGAAAGACATTGCCCCTAAATTGGGCGCGGACGTCCCTGTATGTCTCGCCCAACGCGCGACACGCATGCAAGGCATTGGCGAAGTACTGAAGGCTGTGCCCGCTATGCCTGCTGGCGGGATAATGCTGGTAAACCCCGGAGTTGCGGTTTCTACCCCCGACATCTTCCGTCGCTTTTCGGCTAACGGAGGACCAAAGAGCCGCACAGAACCAAACTTACCCTGCCACTGGGACGGAATGGAGCATTTGGTTTCTGTATTGGACAAGACTACCAACGATCTCCAGCCGCCAGCTACGGGCCTTGCCCCCATCATCAATGACACATTGCAGGCGATTAGTTTTTCTACGGACTGCTTACTCTCCCGCATGAGCGGCTCCGGCGCCACCTGCTTTGGTCTCTTTCCTACTGCACGTTCCGCCCAACTGGCTGCCCAGGAATTGCAAAAGCAATATAACTGGTGGGTTTGGGGTGGTGCCTTTGCCTCCGCTGAGAAATAA
- the rfaE1 gene encoding D-glycero-beta-D-manno-heptose-7-phosphate kinase, whose protein sequence is MIDNFDFGRIAIIGDLILDCYINGSVERISPEAPVPVLVRANHTTVPGGAANVAMNAATLGCQVSLVGLVGDDDSATALCNALKALPNINTDGIITDPTRPTITKTRVLSGRQQLVRIDDEKTSQVAESAQNALIVSARKAIQNADVVVCSDYAKGVLSPPVLQAIFAEAQSRAIPVIVDPKQLDFRAYRGATLLTPNRGELKASTNLPVKTDAEIEYAARNAIEQFGGDVLVTRSEDGMTLCSKDGRTTHARTHKSEVYDVSGAGDTVVATVASVLSANQDLETAIIIATNAASIAVGKLGTATVSRAELSQSLLADMQESGATLSLDRAQHVVENWRHHGARIVFTNGCFDLLHPGHVALLKDAAQQGDKLVVALNSDASVMRLKGPTRPLQDQAARATVMGALRYVDLVVIFDEDTPLQTIKALRPDIIVKGSDYTEDSVVGGDFVKSYGGSVYLSELISGRSTTSIVHKMAKK, encoded by the coding sequence ATGATCGACAATTTCGATTTTGGCCGGATCGCCATTATTGGTGACCTGATCCTCGACTGCTATATTAATGGCTCAGTAGAAAGAATTTCTCCTGAAGCGCCTGTACCTGTCCTCGTACGCGCGAACCACACCACTGTGCCCGGTGGAGCAGCCAACGTAGCCATGAACGCGGCAACATTAGGCTGCCAAGTTAGCCTCGTCGGTTTAGTGGGAGATGACGATTCTGCGACGGCGCTATGCAACGCCCTTAAAGCACTGCCCAACATTAATACTGACGGTATTATTACAGATCCAACACGCCCAACCATTACAAAAACACGCGTTCTGAGCGGCCGCCAGCAACTGGTCCGCATTGATGATGAAAAGACCAGCCAAGTCGCTGAAAGCGCACAAAACGCGCTCATAGTTTCTGCGCGAAAAGCCATTCAAAATGCGGATGTAGTAGTCTGTTCAGATTATGCAAAAGGCGTATTAAGCCCTCCAGTGCTACAAGCTATCTTCGCTGAGGCACAATCTAGAGCAATCCCCGTTATCGTTGACCCAAAACAACTAGATTTCCGGGCTTATCGTGGCGCAACACTCCTAACGCCGAACAGAGGCGAACTTAAAGCCTCGACCAATTTGCCCGTCAAAACCGATGCAGAGATCGAGTACGCAGCCCGCAATGCCATTGAGCAATTTGGCGGCGACGTACTCGTTACGCGCTCAGAAGACGGTATGACACTCTGCAGTAAAGACGGCCGCACAACTCACGCGCGCACCCACAAATCTGAAGTTTATGACGTGTCCGGAGCTGGCGATACAGTCGTTGCCACCGTCGCCAGTGTGCTCTCAGCAAACCAAGACCTTGAAACAGCAATTATTATCGCAACGAATGCTGCCTCTATTGCGGTAGGCAAATTAGGCACGGCGACTGTGTCCCGCGCCGAACTGAGCCAAAGCCTGTTGGCCGACATGCAAGAGAGCGGCGCCACCTTATCCCTAGATAGGGCACAGCATGTGGTTGAAAACTGGCGCCATCACGGGGCCCGCATCGTTTTTACGAATGGCTGCTTCGATCTCCTACACCCGGGGCATGTTGCCTTACTCAAAGACGCTGCCCAGCAAGGGGATAAATTGGTGGTTGCTCTAAACAGCGATGCCTCTGTGATGCGCCTGAAAGGCCCTACACGGCCACTGCAAGACCAAGCAGCACGAGCAACCGTCATGGGCGCATTACGCTACGTTGACCTTGTCGTAATCTTTGACGAGGATACCCCCCTTCAAACTATCAAGGCTTTGCGGCCAGATATCATAGTAAAAGGCTCCGATTACACAGAAGACAGTGTGGTTGGGGGTGACTTTGTGAAATCCTACGGCGGAAGTGTATATCTTTCTGAGTTGATTTCAGGCCGTTCCACCACATCTATCGTCCATAAGATGGCCAAGAAATAG
- a CDS encoding uracil-DNA glycosylase, translated as MTPEVTLQRMEMISALTLLYEWGVDEVMLDSPQDRFAEVEAEIKAAVPSELPRKMRTRSPEGRAEEHILPANGGVPAGAPVGGAADLSETGLLARTAMHQLKAHYVEGAPILIVGEVPDAEEDRTGQLFSGESGALLERMLASIGVARADLSFVPAVPWRPPGGRPLSASEMQACRPLLQEALRQGRPKRIVTLGVTPLRMLCGEKLMLGRARGRWVDITVPGIEGGVPLLPMYHPAQLKVGPLIRRKLWEDLLSLRQSLQSEQ; from the coding sequence ATGACGCCTGAAGTAACTTTGCAGCGTATGGAAATGATTTCAGCGCTGACACTCCTGTATGAATGGGGTGTCGACGAGGTCATGCTTGATTCGCCGCAAGATCGGTTTGCGGAAGTCGAAGCGGAAATCAAAGCCGCAGTGCCGAGTGAACTCCCGCGGAAAATGCGTACTCGTTCTCCTGAGGGGCGCGCTGAGGAGCATATTCTGCCTGCCAATGGCGGTGTCCCTGCTGGTGCGCCTGTTGGTGGTGCAGCGGATTTGTCGGAGACGGGACTTCTGGCGCGCACAGCAATGCACCAACTCAAGGCGCATTACGTCGAAGGAGCACCGATTTTAATTGTGGGAGAAGTTCCAGACGCGGAAGAAGACCGCACTGGCCAGCTTTTTTCGGGCGAGAGCGGTGCTTTGCTAGAGCGAATGCTGGCATCGATCGGAGTGGCGCGTGCCGACTTGTCTTTCGTGCCAGCGGTGCCGTGGCGTCCGCCGGGGGGGCGTCCGTTAAGCGCATCTGAAATGCAGGCTTGTAGACCATTGCTGCAAGAAGCTTTGCGGCAAGGACGGCCAAAGCGAATCGTTACTTTGGGTGTAACGCCCCTCAGGATGTTGTGTGGTGAAAAGCTCATGCTAGGGCGCGCGCGCGGGCGGTGGGTTGACATTACTGTGCCGGGAATAGAGGGGGGCGTGCCTCTTTTGCCTATGTACCACCCGGCGCAGTTAAAAGTGGGTCCCCTCATTCGGAGAAAGTTGTGGGAAGACCTTCTTTCTTTGCGTCAGAGCCTCCAAAGTGAGCAGTAG
- a CDS encoding response regulator — MSIVLVDDQTSIRSLLRNSLIQLGFVNVSGVKNGLEALEHVRNNTVHLIISDFNMPDMDGLALLRAIRSSPSTQKVGFIMLTGHANKNLVQKAISEGVNNFLAKPFTISTLKSRIEAVFGPICGG, encoded by the coding sequence ATGTCGATAGTCTTGGTAGATGACCAAACATCTATTAGGTCTTTGCTGAGGAATAGCCTTATACAACTAGGGTTCGTGAATGTATCAGGTGTGAAAAACGGCCTCGAAGCTCTTGAGCATGTGAGGAATAATACAGTTCATTTGATAATCTCGGATTTTAATATGCCGGATATGGACGGTTTGGCTTTGCTCCGTGCTATTCGCTCTTCGCCTAGTACTCAGAAGGTCGGTTTTATCATGCTAACGGGGCACGCGAATAAAAACCTAGTACAGAAGGCTATCTCCGAAGGCGTAAACAATTTCCTAGCCAAACCGTTTACGATAAGTACCCTGAAGTCACGTATTGAAGCAGTTTTTGGGCCAATCTGTGGCGGTTGA
- a CDS encoding AGE family epimerase/isomerase yields the protein MPASKKYPDMWRNWLTQKALPLWSREGFNAGRSLFHERLSWEAAPIELPNLRLMVQARQIATYCRAEVDGLFNAGDKALKCLHTIEQLYWKRDHKPGWIFSIDQNNQPADTTRDLYAHAFILYAYAWAYKLTQDPKYKNNAKEIFLETISLFSSNNGGFVDTIPEINEVRSQNPHMHLLEAFLALYETTQEQEYLLHASGLIKLAQNYFIQNDTYFLLEFFKKDLTPQKNKGENRVEPGHMFEWSWLFKEYLRLSPEPTNHDITEYLANALQEKAIVHGVESGNVLDAINDSGQVIEKSVRVWPQTEYLRLINLTNSHKLIEESDQVLLKKFLQPNLNGGWIDRIRTDGTAISDHMPASSLYHIYSAARERIL from the coding sequence ATGCCTGCTTCCAAAAAATATCCAGATATGTGGCGCAATTGGCTTACCCAAAAAGCTCTCCCGTTATGGAGCCGCGAAGGCTTTAATGCTGGACGTTCTCTTTTTCACGAACGTCTATCATGGGAGGCCGCGCCGATTGAGTTGCCCAATCTGCGCCTAATGGTGCAAGCACGGCAAATCGCAACATATTGCCGTGCGGAAGTAGACGGCCTCTTTAATGCCGGCGACAAAGCGCTGAAGTGCCTACACACCATCGAGCAGCTTTATTGGAAACGAGATCACAAGCCTGGGTGGATTTTTTCAATCGACCAGAACAATCAACCTGCTGATACAACTCGAGATTTATACGCGCATGCCTTTATTTTATATGCTTATGCGTGGGCATATAAGCTAACGCAAGATCCGAAATATAAAAACAATGCCAAAGAAATATTCCTGGAAACGATTTCTTTATTCTCATCAAATAATGGCGGATTTGTTGACACAATTCCCGAAATAAATGAAGTCCGCAGTCAAAATCCTCACATGCATCTGCTGGAGGCATTTTTAGCTCTTTATGAAACGACTCAAGAACAAGAATATTTACTCCATGCATCGGGTTTAATTAAATTGGCTCAAAACTATTTCATTCAAAATGATACATATTTTTTGCTCGAATTTTTTAAAAAAGACCTTACGCCGCAAAAGAACAAAGGGGAAAATCGCGTTGAGCCTGGCCATATGTTCGAATGGTCCTGGCTTTTTAAAGAGTATCTCCGCCTTTCTCCTGAGCCCACCAACCACGACATCACAGAGTATTTGGCAAACGCTCTACAAGAAAAAGCTATTGTTCATGGCGTTGAATCTGGGAACGTCTTGGACGCCATCAATGATAGTGGCCAAGTAATAGAAAAATCCGTTCGCGTCTGGCCTCAAACTGAATATTTGAGATTAATTAATCTTACAAATAGTCACAAACTCATTGAAGAAAGTGATCAAGTTCTTTTGAAAAAGTTTTTGCAACCCAACCTTAATGGTGGCTGGATTGACCGCATCAGGACTGACGGCACAGCGATTTCAGACCATATGCCAGCAAGCTCTTTGTACCACATCTACAGCGCAGCACGAGAAAGGATACTTTAA
- a CDS encoding STAS domain-containing protein, which translates to MSEIILPARLDTAASANLLKCLESNFGDVSMDASNVKFVGAKCLTILIFFKELSTKRGKSFSINKPSAQMVEDFNFLNITKYMFEVPSI; encoded by the coding sequence ATGTCAGAAATAATCCTGCCGGCACGGTTGGATACGGCAGCATCCGCCAATTTACTGAAGTGCTTAGAAAGTAATTTTGGAGATGTTTCAATGGATGCCTCAAACGTGAAGTTTGTTGGCGCTAAATGCTTAACTATACTGATTTTTTTTAAAGAATTATCCACTAAGAGAGGTAAATCTTTTTCTATAAATAAACCCTCCGCACAGATGGTGGAGGATTTTAACTTTTTGAATATTACAAAATATATGTTTGAGGTCCCTTCAATATGA
- a CDS encoding tetratricopeptide repeat protein, translating to MQINSFWHRPIQRLISYCSAHQRKATRLATILLMLSPACSYAQSVSPLQKAASPTSPDSSLTGWRLAADTMMQRGDIPQASEALLHLSHLSPTDLLIRKQALSYAAMNGKIDDAAALARLMPDDDIASFLLAEEALAAHQTSDVRRILSHSSHPGPLIALASPVLTAWSLVDENQNAHSPNTSQLRQAVSLLNDAASFGPTRSLLVLHAALIAERIAAADTIRTLYNRVAQTTPPTPALQILSADLESAWLASTNHKQEALKRLADLGTQSSLTALTVDRLQEHLKPRGPVTPRQAAAILNLQIAAMITASAHNDNSNAVAVIALQEALRLDPALTVARIFLADLFNNDHQASQGLELLNSVADSDPLAVLAAQERINLATRINNSAETRRTLIHALSLKPNDPFFLTQLADTENVSGLYKDAINHYSQALHASSPRKNDVWPLLLARAMAYESADDWPHAREDMMHALELAPQDADVLNFVGYASVEHNENATLAMSSLEKAVHLQPDNTAIQDSYAWGLLKIKGDLKKATDILHQAAEHAPNDPEIAYHLGVAYWYQGRHTEAQDQWNQALDDTPSSHDQVLIENALNHGGPHLAIFEH from the coding sequence ATGCAGATCAACAGTTTCTGGCACAGGCCAATCCAGCGCCTCATTTCCTACTGTTCGGCACACCAACGTAAGGCAACCCGCCTCGCGACGATACTGCTTATGCTGAGCCCGGCATGCTCTTATGCACAAAGCGTCTCTCCCTTACAAAAAGCGGCGTCTCCCACCTCCCCTGACTCGTCTTTGACTGGATGGCGCCTTGCCGCCGACACAATGATGCAACGCGGGGATATCCCCCAAGCATCAGAAGCGCTGCTGCACCTCTCACATTTATCACCAACCGATCTGCTTATCCGCAAACAAGCTCTTAGCTATGCGGCAATGAATGGCAAAATAGATGACGCTGCAGCGCTTGCGCGCCTCATGCCTGACGACGACATCGCATCATTCCTCCTTGCCGAGGAAGCTTTAGCGGCACACCAAACCTCTGACGTTCGTCGAATATTAAGCCACAGCAGCCACCCGGGGCCACTCATAGCCCTTGCATCCCCCGTACTGACGGCTTGGAGCTTGGTAGACGAAAACCAGAACGCACACTCCCCAAACACTTCGCAATTACGCCAAGCCGTTTCCCTTCTGAACGATGCTGCTTCCTTTGGCCCGACAAGAAGTTTACTGGTTCTCCACGCAGCGTTGATAGCAGAACGAATTGCTGCGGCGGACACCATCCGAACACTCTATAACCGAGTAGCGCAAACCACTCCGCCCACACCCGCTTTGCAAATCCTCTCAGCAGACCTTGAGAGCGCGTGGCTTGCATCAACCAATCACAAGCAAGAAGCATTAAAACGCTTGGCCGATTTGGGAACTCAGTCATCACTCACTGCACTTACCGTGGATCGCCTGCAAGAACACCTCAAACCACGAGGGCCAGTGACCCCGCGCCAAGCTGCCGCTATCCTAAATCTGCAAATCGCAGCGATGATTACCGCGAGTGCCCATAACGACAACTCAAATGCCGTTGCTGTTATCGCCCTGCAAGAGGCGCTTAGACTTGATCCTGCCCTTACAGTGGCCCGTATATTTTTAGCGGACCTTTTCAATAATGATCACCAGGCAAGCCAAGGCCTCGAACTTCTAAACTCAGTGGCAGATTCAGACCCACTCGCTGTTCTCGCAGCACAAGAACGCATCAATCTTGCCACCCGTATCAACAATTCGGCCGAAACCCGCCGCACCCTTATTCACGCCTTGAGCCTCAAGCCAAACGATCCTTTTTTCCTGACACAACTCGCAGACACCGAGAATGTATCGGGCCTCTACAAAGACGCTATCAACCATTATTCACAAGCACTGCACGCCTCATCTCCCCGCAAGAATGATGTCTGGCCCCTCTTGCTGGCGCGCGCAATGGCCTATGAGAGTGCAGACGACTGGCCGCACGCCCGCGAAGATATGATGCATGCCCTAGAACTTGCTCCTCAGGATGCTGATGTCCTCAACTTTGTGGGCTATGCTTCTGTAGAGCATAACGAAAACGCCACACTTGCCATGTCATCTCTTGAAAAAGCTGTGCACCTCCAACCGGATAACACCGCAATACAAGACAGCTACGCTTGGGGGCTTTTAAAAATTAAAGGCGACCTGAAGAAAGCGACCGATATTTTACACCAGGCCGCAGAGCACGCACCAAACGATCCCGAAATTGCCTATCATCTGGGTGTTGCCTACTGGTACCAAGGACGCCATACAGAGGCGCAAGATCAATGGAACCAAGCTTTGGACGATACACCTTCGTCTCATGATCAAGTTCTGATTGAGAATGCTCTAAATCATGGCGGGCCGCACCTCGCCATTTTTGAACACTAA